The segment CCGCTGCCGGCGCGCGCCATCGCGCGCGCGGTCGCGTACGTGACCGCTGCCGAACCCGTCGCCGCCGAGCTGACCGTTCACCTCGCCAGCGACGACCCGTACGCCCGCTACCTGCGGGTCTACGTCGACGGGCGGCCGGTCGCGGCGCGCGTCGTTCGCGCCGGCGCGCGCCGCGTCGTCGCACTCGGTCCGCTCGCGCGCGGGCTGCACGCCGTCGCGATCGAGGTCGACCGCGGCGACTACCGCGCGTGGCGCGCGACCGCGCGCATTCGCGGCGCCGGCCTGCGCCGCGCCCCGTCCGGCGCGCGCGTGTGCGCCGGCGACCGAGGGAGCGCGGATCGCGCCGGCGCGCGTGCGCGGTCGCCGGGGAGGCGGTACAGTCCGGCCGGGCCGCATCCGCGGCCGCGCGATCACGACCAGGAGGCTCGCCATGAAACTGTGGAGTGAAAGCTTCGAAGACGGCGGTCGGCTCCCCGAGAAGTTCGCCATGGGCAAGCGCGACCCGGACCGACACGCCGTGCCGTCGGACAACCTCAACCCGCACCTCGCGTGGTCGGATCTGCCGGCCGGCACGCGCTCGCTCGCGATCGTGTGCGTCGACCCGTGCGCGCCGACCGACCCGACGCACGTCAACAAGCCCGGCGTCACCGTACCGCGCGACCTGCCGCGCGCGCCGTTCTATCACTGGGTGCTGATCGATCTGCCCGCCGACGCGGCGCCGATCGCCGAGGGCGAGTTCTCGCGCGGGGTCACTCCGCGCGGCAAGGGCCCGGACTGCCCGCGCGGCCGGCACGGCATCAACGACTACACCATGTGGTTCGAGGGCGACGCCGACATGGCCGGCGACTACTACGGCTACGACGGTCCGTGGCCGCCGTTCAACGACGAACTCGTGCACCGCTACGAGTTCACCGTCTACGCGCTCGACGTCGACCGCCTCGACGTGCCCGAGCGGTTCCGCGCGCCCGACGCGTTCGCCGCGATGGAGGGGCACGTCCTCGACAAGGCCACCGTCACCGGCCTGTACGCGATCAACCCGGACGCGTCGTAGGCGGGGGGCGCCGGCGGGACGCGGCGCCGGCGGTCCCGCGCCCCGCACCGCGGCCGCGGGGCCGGCAGCGCGTTGATCTGCGTCAACTGGCCGGCGCGCGCCGTCATCGATCCTGGCACTGACCCGCGGGTCACGAGGGGTGACCACTGGAGGATCGATGGAATTCCACGCGCTGCCGACCCATCCTCGCGCCGTCCGGATCAACCGCCGCGTCGAGGCCGCCGCCAACCGCGCCCTGCGCGCGATCGACCGCGCCAAGGCTCGCGTCGGCCTCCGCGGCCGCGCCGCCGACTACGACGACGAGCGGTACGAGTTCGTCGGCGGCGCGCGCGACCGCATGCGCAAGAAGCACTACGACAAGAGCTTGCGGCTGCTGTGGAAGGCGGAGACCAACCTGCCGTGGTCGTCGTTTCGCGACGCGAGCGAGGTCGAAAAGCACCTGCGCGAGGTGGCGCTGTCGAACCTGTCGCCCGACGAGCGCGCCGCGCACGACCGCATCACGTCCGACGACTTCCGCGCGCTCGTCGACCGCGAGTACACGCCGCGGCAGAAGCAGGCCATCGTCAACATCCTGACCGCGATCGGCCACGGCGAGGCCTACGCCTGGCTCGTGTCCGCGTCGACCCTGCGCGATGTCAAGAGCACCGGCGCCAAGGCCGCGGTCACCATGCAGATCGTCGAGGAGGCCAAGCACTTCGTCGTCATGCGCGAACTCGTGCGCGCGTTCGGCGTGCCCGTGCCGCGCCAATCCGCGTGGGAGTACCTGATGCTCGAGCGCATCTTGAAGGCGCGCGGTCTCGACAAGTTCTTCGGCATGAACGTGCTCGTCGAGACCATCGCGCTGAGCATCTTCGGCGCCCTCGCGCACCTGCCCGGCCTGGACATCCTGCGGCTGTTCCACCTCGACGAGTCGCGCCACACCGCGCTTCCGTCCAACTACTTCAAGGAATTTCCGCTGCACGCGTGGCACAAGCGCAACCCCGTCGCGCGCGTGCGCCGCCTGCGCATGGCGCTGCCCGCGCTGCCGCTCATCTTGTTGATGGAGGAAGACCTCGCCGAGCTGGGGATCGACGTGTTCGACTTCGCCGGCTCGGTCATGCGCAAGGTCGCCATCTTGTCGGAGCGGTCCGGCTTCGACCTGCCGGTGTCGTCCGAGCGGCTCCTCGGCGCGTTCAACGCCGTGTTCAACGCATACGCCAAGCTCACGCGCCCCGGCCACCGCTGGAAGAACTACATGGTTGCAGATACCAGCGTCGACGACGCCGTCGCCGCCGTCGAACGCCCGATCTTCGGCGCGGCCGCGTAGCGCGCCCGCACCGCGCCCCGCGTAGCGCGCTCGCGCCGCCCGCGCCGCGCCCCGCGTAGCGCGCTCGCGCCGCCCGCGCCCGCGCCGCGCCCCGCGCCGCGCGCGGAGGTGGCCCTAACGGGCCAATCCGGACGCGCCGCGCGCCGCGCACCGCGTCGGATCGCGCGGCGGTTTTCGCGCGCGCCGCGCACCACGGTCAATTTTTCGCGCGGGCGCGCTGGAGTCCGCGCGCCGACCTGCGTAGCCTGATCCGGCTCGGGGGGATACCGGTGGCTCGGTCGGCCGGAGAGGGGAGTGCCGGGACGGCGCGCGCCGCGCGCGACGCCGCGCTGTGCGCCGTGCTCGGCGAGGCGCCGCAGGTCGTGACCGAGACGTTGTACTCGCTCGCGCGCCGCGGCGTTCGCGTCGCCGACGTCCACCTTTTGTGCACGCGCCACGCCGAACGGGCGGCGCGAACGCGGCTGCTGGGGCGCTCCGGCGCGCTGTCGCGGCTCGCCGCCGTCCACGCGCTGCCGCGCCCGCGCGCGCGCATCGTGCCGCTGCGCTCGCCGGCCGGCCGCCCGCTCGACGACGTGCGCTCCACCCGGGACAACGACGCCGTCGCCCGGCAGATCGTGCAGGCCGTCGCGGCGCTCGCCCGCGGCCGCCGCCCGCTCGTCGGCTCCATCGCCGGCGGCCGCAAGACCTTGGGCGTCTATCTCACGCTCGCGTTCGAGCTGTTCGCCCGGCCGGGCGACCGGCTGTTCCACGTGCTCGTGCCGCCCGAGTTCGAACGCACGGACTTCTTCTTTCCCGCGCCGGGCGAACCGGACCCGATCGACCTCGCGGAGGTCGCGTTCCCGCGGCTGCGCGAGTACCTGCCCGAGCGCGCCGACGAGGGGCCGAGCCTGCGCGTCATCGTCGACGCGGTGCAGCGGCGCATCGACGCGGGCGACGGCGTTCGGCTGCGGTTCGTGACGGCCCGCGGCCGCGTCACGGCGTTCGTCGGCGACTGGGAGCTGCGTTGCCGCGCGGCCGACGCGGTGACGTGGCTGGCGTTCGCGCGCCGCCGCGTCGCGTGCGGGTGCGCGGCGCCGCGCCAGTGCCGCCGCTGCTTCGTGTCGCCCGAACAACTCACGTGCGACTTCGGGGCCTGGGTCGACCCCGACGACGCGAAGGGCACCGCGGCCGACCTGCGCGCCGTCTGCTCGCGCATCCGCGACGCGATGCGCCGCGCCGGCGTGCCCGCGAGCTGGACCGACCGCGCCGGCATCGCGTCGGTCGGGCGCCGCGGCACCACGCGCTACGGCGTGCCGCTGCCGGCCGACCGGATCGCGATCGACGTGGAACGTTCCAACCCGTGCGCCGCGGCGCGCGCGACGGCAAAGTGAGGCGGCATGACATCATCTAGCCAGGTCGACACCGCGGGCCCGCCGGCGCTGCTCGTCACCGCGCTGGGCGTCCGTCACGAACGGGAGGTCGCCTACGCGTCGGGCGACCGCGTGGAGCGCAGTCGGTTCGCCGGCGCGGCCATCGCCCGCCTGCGCGGCGACCTCGCCGGCGGCAAGGCCGTCGTGCTCGTCACCGAGAAAGCCAGGCAGGCGCACT is part of the Deltaproteobacteria bacterium genome and harbors:
- a CDS encoding YbhB/YbcL family Raf kinase inhibitor-like protein, producing the protein MKLWSESFEDGGRLPEKFAMGKRDPDRHAVPSDNLNPHLAWSDLPAGTRSLAIVCVDPCAPTDPTHVNKPGVTVPRDLPRAPFYHWVLIDLPADAAPIAEGEFSRGVTPRGKGPDCPRGRHGINDYTMWFEGDADMAGDYYGYDGPWPPFNDELVHRYEFTVYALDVDRLDVPERFRAPDAFAAMEGHVLDKATVTGLYAINPDAS
- a CDS encoding TIGR02584 family CRISPR-associated protein, yielding MARSAGEGSAGTARAARDAALCAVLGEAPQVVTETLYSLARRGVRVADVHLLCTRHAERAARTRLLGRSGALSRLAAVHALPRPRARIVPLRSPAGRPLDDVRSTRDNDAVARQIVQAVAALARGRRPLVGSIAGGRKTLGVYLTLAFELFARPGDRLFHVLVPPEFERTDFFFPAPGEPDPIDLAEVAFPRLREYLPERADEGPSLRVIVDAVQRRIDAGDGVRLRFVTARGRVTAFVGDWELRCRAADAVTWLAFARRRVACGCAAPRQCRRCFVSPEQLTCDFGAWVDPDDAKGTAADLRAVCSRIRDAMRRAGVPASWTDRAGIASVGRRGTTRYGVPLPADRIAIDVERSNPCAAARATAK